The DNA window ATCCGCACATCCTGTCGGATTTATACACACGCTCGCGCCGTGATAAACACGGCTTCGCTTCGCACGGCGCAACTCCCTCCGTGGAGTTGGGGTTACGTCACATGCTCCTCAATGATTAAATATATTTAGCAGGAGGATAAGTTAATGTATTCTCCCTGTTCAAAACCTGCATCGTTTTCTCAGTTCGGTGCACGGTACATCCTGTCCGTTCATGATAGTTCGCAGAAACCTACTTCCTGTAGTTTCTGCTCACTCGCAGCCTGCGAAGCAAAGCTTCTTGCTGCTCTCGCTCGTTTGCGCTCCTCGCATTCGCTCCGGTGCGCACTCCGCGGGTACATCCATGTACCTTAATCATGACAGTTCGCAAAACCAAGTTCGGCTTCGCAAGGCGCAGCTCCCTCCTTTCTTAAAGGAGGGCGGGGGAGGATTTGAAGCAGGCTAAACCTGCTGAGTCTTATCCTGTCCTTCTTCCCCGTCGAAAACCGATTTGTTGTTATATGAATTCATGGCTGATTTCAGCCCGTTTCTCACGAGTGCTTCCGCTGCGTCCGTGCCCAGTTCAATAAACTTATCCAGCTCGGCATCGCTCTCAAACTTTCCGAGAACATGCCCCACGGTTTCGCCGCGTCTGCTTTTGCCTATTCCCATTTTCAGCCTGACGAACTTATCAGTGCCTATGAGCTCGATAATAGACTTTATCCCGTTGTGGCCGCCGCTTGAGCCGTCCTTACGGAATTTTATGCGCCCGAACTCCATATCAAGATCGTCCTGAATGACAATGAGGCTTTCGGCTTCGATCTTATAAAAACTCATAAACGGTGCAACGGACTGGCCGCTGAGGTTCATGTATGTCATGGGTTTGAGGATGAAGTGTTTTTCATCCGTGCGAAACTCGCCCCAAAGCCCCTTGAATCCATCCTTAAAGCCTGTTCCGAAACGTTCGGCGAGTCTGTCAGCCACCATAAAGCCCAGATTATGTCTGGTTTTGGCGTACTGGCTCCCCGGATTGCCGAGACCTACTATAAGCAGATTACTCATGCCCCATTTCAAACAGTGAGCTTATGCTCTCTTTATGCTGTATTCTGTTTATAGCTTTTGCAAAGATGCCTGCTACGCTGAGAACTGCTATTTTGGAGTTCTGTTTTTCCTTAACCAGTTCCACAGTGTCGGAGATAATCACCTTCTCCAGCACGCTGTTGGTTATCCTCTCCATGGCGGGGCCTGAGAGAACTCCGTGAGCAGCAGAAGCGATAACTGATTTTGCACCGTGCTTCATGACTGCGTTAGCGGCCTGAGTGAGCGTACCTGCCGTGTCTATCATGTCATCAATTATAATTACGTTTTTCCCTTCAACATTACCGATAACGTGCATAGCTTCCGCAGCGTTGGGAGCGCTTCTTCTTTTATCGATTATCGCAAGTGAGGTTCCGAGGAGCTTGGCGTATATTCTGGCTCTGGCCACGCCGCCCGCATCGGGGGAAACAACCACATAGTCCTCACCTTTCATTCCGTTGTCTATCATATATTTGACTATAACAGGCGAGGAATAGAGGTTGTCCACGGGTATATCAAAAAAGCCCTGAATCTGCCCGGCGTGAAGGTTCATGGTCATTACTCTGTTTATGCCGGAAGTTTCGAGAAGGTTTGCTACGAGTTTTGCAGTGATAGGTACTCTGGGTTCTGATGTTCTGTCCTGACGTGCATAGCCGAAATAAGGGATAACGGCTGTTATGGTTCCGGCTGAGGCTCTTTTAAGTGCATCAGTCATTATCATAAGTTCCATCAGGTGTTTATCAGTAGGGGCGCTGGTTGGTTGAACAACGAAAACGTCTCTTCCTCTTACGCTCTCATTAATTTTTACTCTTATCTCTCCGTCGCTGAAAGAGCCTACTGTGGCATCCCCCAGTCTTACGCCGAGTTCCGTGGCTATGCCTTGCGCCAGTGTTCTGTTCGCATTGCCCGAAAACAGAAGAAAATTCATCAACCTGCTCCTTTTATCCTTGATTTGAATACCGTGTAACCGGCAAATTTTTCTTTGATTACGGAATATGCGGACTCAAGCTGTTCATCCGTTCTGTAGACACCGAAAACAGTGGACCCGCTGCCGCTCATTAGGGCGCCTTCCGCGCCGGAATCAAGCAGGGATGTTTTAAGTACCTTCAAAACGGGGTGTTTGGCGAAAACCGCCGCCTCAAGCCCGTTCTCAAGCATGGCAGTAAGCTCCGCATAGCCCGCGACGAGGGGCATTCTAGACAGATCTGCCTTAGCCGTCAACTTCAAATTTCCGCCCCGGAATATTTCGCCGGTGGGAACATGTATGCCGGGATTAACCAGAAGAACGGGCGCACATGGCAGCTCCGCTTCGCTGACAATCACCTCTCCCCGCCCTTCGGCGTAGCATGGCTTGTCATGGAGAAAATACACTGTGTCCGAGCCTATGGAGCCCAGAATATCCGCCATATCAGTGTATGAAAGCCCAAGACCGGACAGGCTGTTGACTGCCTTAAGAAAGCATGCCGCATTGGAGCTTCCGCCGCCGAGTCCGCCGCCGGCGGGGATATTCTTGTTAAGGGTTATGCTGTATTCGTTCCGGAAGCCGTATTTTTCTGCGAGGATATTTTTCACTTTTATTATCAGATTGGATGAGTCAGCAGGGACAGAAGCCTCACTGCACCTGAGCTCAGTTTTTTCAGCTTCCTCAATCGTGATAGTGTCGTGCAGTTCTGTCTGGGCGAACAGGGTCTGGAGGTCGTGATAACCGTCCGCCCTTCTGCCGTTTATATGGAGAAAAATATTAATTTTCGCGAAGCTTTTTACGCTTATCAAGGTTGAAGACCTATTTCTAGAGTTTTTGCGCCGTTTTTTACTTTGATGAATGATACCGAAGCTCCGCTGTAGCCGTATTCATAAGCAACTTCACCAAGCCTGATGCTTCTGATCATCATATCGCTCCCCGCCTCTATCTCCGCATACGGTTTGCGGAAAATGTAGCCGTTTTCCGTCAGGGTCATATCATACGATTCGTCAGGTAAAGCGTAGGGGAACCGGAGTCCGAGGATCAGACCGTCCAGTCCGCGGTTTTTCATAAAAAGCCTTATCTTCTCGCTGCTTTCCACGCCTTTTTCATATGCCTTCACATCACCGTACCTGTATGTGATGTCGTAGATCACCCTTGAAAAAGCGCCGAGTATTTTCATATCGAACTCATCGGTGCATTTTTTGTCCAGAAGAGCGCGGAAGCGCACATCCTCATCCGTTGCAGTGTCGGTATATATCACGGATATACGCCCTTTGTAAGCGCAGGTCTGCCTGTTTTTTGAGGCGATTTCAGTGAGAACGGTATTTTTGTCCTGAATAAGGAAGTAATGCTTCGGCGCGCATGACACGCCGGACGCAATTATAAGAACAATAGCGGAGAGAAGCCTTACTGACCTGAGAAAAAGGGGGTTTCTATTTACCTTTGAGAATATCATCAACCGATTTGTTAATCTCCAGCCTTTCCAGAATAGCCTTCATATGGTCGCGGATCTCTTTTTCGTCAGGTGCTTTTCTGAGGGCACGTATCTGGTAGCCGTAAGCTTCCTCATATTTCTCAAACCTGTAGAGCACCCACGCCATGCTGTCAAGATAGGCGGGATTTTCGGGGTCTTTCGCCAGTGCGCTTTCTATAAGCGTGTAGGCTTCGTCAAGCTTTATGCTCAGATCGGCGTAGGTGTAGCCGAGAAAGTTCATCAGGGACGGATTGCCGGGATTAAGCTCAAGCGCATCCTTAAGCACTTCGAAACATTCGTCATATTTCTTCTGCTTCTCAAGCACAAGGGCAAAATCTATCACCAGCTCAACGGAGGAGGGGTTCTCCTCATAACCTTTTCTCAGCACTTCATATGCCTTTGAGAGGGTTCCCTTCTCTTTATAAAGCTCTCCTGTGATGCGGTAATAGTCAACATCGCGCAGGTCGGCAGGAATTTTTGTTATAACCTTAATGCCTTCATCGTACTTCTTATCCTTGAGGCTGATAAAGCCGATGCGTTTTCTTGCCTCGACATAATCAGGGCGTACTGCTATAGCCTTGCGGTAATACTTCTCCGCATCGGCGAACTTGTTCTCCATCTCGCTTATCACGCCCATGGAGTAAAAAACCTGAACATCGTTCGGAGCAAGTTCCGCTACCTGCTTGAAGTACACAAGGGCGTTTTTATAGTCGTCCGTGGAGTAGTAGATTCCGGCTATCTGCCTGAGAACATAGATTTTCTCACGTCCTTCAACCTTGGGGAGAATACGTTTGAAGATCTCAAGCGCCTTTGTGCTGTTGTCGGCGCGTTTGTAGATCTCAGCCAGTTTCAGGTCGGAGAGAACGAAGTCAGGACGTTTTTCAGAGAGGATGGAAAGGTATTTCACTGCCTTTTCATAGTCTTCCCTTTCTATATGTATCTCGGCGAGCCTTGCTGCCGCGCCGAGGTCTTCATCAAGTTCATATGCTTTCAGATAGTCACTTTCGGCTTCTGCCAGCATTCCTTTGTTTCTGTACAGGTTTCCCCTTTCCACAAGCACCCTTGCAGAAGGTTCCTTAATAATGAGCTCATCAAGGATCTGCATGAGGTTTGCCTCATCGTTCAGGATCTTGTAGAGATCAGCCATGAGGTAGAGATATTTTATGTCCCTTTCCTCTTTCAGGGCATCGGCAGCAAAAATTTCAGCCATGCCTGCATCCCTGTAGTGGAAAAGGTAAAGCTGCGCCATGGAGAAGTTAAGTTCGGCATCACCCGGAAAAACTCCCAAACCTTCGCTGAGCCTGTGTCGGGCGGTTTCGTACATTTGAAGTTTTATGTAAAGCTCAGAGAGTTTTATATAGATGTATGGGTCGTTCGCAGGTTTTTTGATTGTTTCAAGGAGAGAGGTCGCAGTGTCCAGATCGCCGTCATCAGCGGCATACAGCGCCTCAATGTAAACAGAGTCAACCTCTGCCTGTTCAAGGGCAGAGGCTGACTGATTTGCAAATGTTAATGTGAGTAAGAGAGTCAGCGGAATGAGAAAGCTTCTCATCCGAAATACTTCTCTATGAAGGCGGTTGTTATATCGCCTTTGATGAATGCGTGGTGCTCAAGTATGCGCTCGTGCAGGGGGATTGTGCTCTTTATGCCGTCTATGACGTACTCGCCGAGAGCCCTTCTCATCCTTGCTACGGCCATCTCCCTTGTTTTACCGAAGGTTATGAGCTTCGCTATCATGGAATCGTAATAAGGAAGAACGGTGTAGCCCTGATAGCAGTTTGAATCCACCCTTACTCCGAAACCGCCGGGGACAATATATCCGTCGATCTTTCCGGGGCAGGGGCGGAAAGTTTCGGGGTCTTCCGCATTAATCCTGCACTCTATGGCATGACCTATGATTTTGATGTCTTCCTGCTTTATGGTGAGCGGTTCGCCCGCAGCTATCCTCAGCTGAAGCACAACGAGATCATAGCCGGTGATCATCTCTGTCACGGGGTGCTCAACCTGAATTCTGGTGTTCATCTCCATAAAGTAGAAGTTTTCATTATCATCCACAAGGTATTCAATGGTTCCTGCATTCTCATAGCCGAGCGATTCAATGGCGGCTACTGAAATCTCACCCATTTTGTTCCTTGTGGCTTCGCTGATGGCTGAGCTGGGAGCCTCCTCCAGAAGTTTCTGGTGGCGTCTCTGGATGGAGCATTCGCGCTCAAAAAAGTGAAGACCTTTGCCCTTGCCGTCACCGAAGACCTGAATCTCGATGTGGCGGGGGTTTTCTATAAATTTCTCGATGTAAATTTCATCCGAATTGAAAGCGTTAAGGCTCTCTGAGCGGGCAAGCTGAAAGCTGTTGAGGAAGCTCATTTCATTGAGCGCAACCCTCATCCCCTTTCCTCCGCCGCCTGCGGAAGCCTTAATCATCACGGGAAAGCCGATGGCTTTTGCTATCTTAAGCGCCTCATCGGCGGAAGCCACGGGGCCGTCGCTGCCGGGAACAGTGGGAACGCCGAAGCCTTTCATAACGTCCTTGGCACGGGATTTATTGCCCATAAGGTCAATGTGCTCCGCTTTAGGGCCTATGAACTTGAACCCGCATTCCTCACAGATTTTTGCAAAGCTGGCATTTTCCGCCATGAAGCCGTAGCCGGGGTGAATTGCGTCCACATTAGCTATTTCGGCGGCGGCTATGATGCTTTTGATGTCGAGATAGCTTTTTGACGACTGGTACGGCCCTATGCAGACCGCCTCATCGGCAAAAGCGACATGAAGGGATTCCTTATCCGCCTCGGAGTAAACGGCAACAGTCTTGATGCCAAGCTCCTTGCAGGCGCGCAGAACCCTCAGCGCGATTTCACCTCTGTTAGCTACTAAAACCTTTTCAAACATTGCCTTATCCTAAAGTGGCTCTGCGATGAAGATTACTTCGCCGTATTCAACAGGTTTAGCGTTCTGTCCGACTTTACGCACTATTTTGCAGTCGAACTCGGCTTCAATCTCGTTCATGATTTTCATAGCTTCAACTATGCAGAGAGTCTGACCCTTTTTAACAGTGTCCCCCTCTCTTACAAAAGCCTCTGCTCCGGGTGAGGGAGCTTCGTAGAATGTACCCACTATGGGTGTTTTTATCTCAACCTGATTGCCTTTCAGCCCGGAATCCTTGCTTTCCGCTGCGGGTGCGGGAGCAGCGGGTGCTGCCGCTGCGGCGGGAGCAGGTGCATATGCGGCTGCGGGAGCGGCTGCAAATACAGGTGTATCGTCTTTTTTAGAGATGTAAATTCTTTCCCCGTTTTCTGTTTCGTATTCAAATTCTTTAATTTCCGACTTGTCAATGAAGCGTATCAGTTCCCTGATGTCTTTAAGTTCCAAAGTCTTCCTCCTATCTGGCAGACCTTACTCTTTCCATGTAAGTGCCTGTCCTTGTATCAATTTTAAGAACGTCCCCTTCATTAATAAAAAGAGGAACCTGCACAACGCCGCCTGTGGAAACAGTGGCAGGTTTGGAGCCGCCGCTCACAGTGTCCCCTTTGAGACCGGGGTCAGTCTGTGCAACGGGAAGTTCCACGAAGTTGGGAAGCTGCACTCCCATAGGTTTCTGGTTGAAAAGGAGCACATAAACATTGAGGTTTTCGGGCATAAAGTCCGCAAGCTCACCCACATCACCTTCGGGTACAAACACCTGTTCGTATGTTTCGTTGTCCATAAAGACGTAAGATTCGCCGTCTTTATAGAGGTACTGCATCTCTTTTTCCTCGAAGTCCGGCTGTTTTATTTTTTCGTCAGACTTGTAGGTTCTTTCTATAACGTTGCCTGAAAGAAGGCTTTTGATCTTGGTACGGACGTTGGCTCCGCCTCTGCCCATTTTTATATGAAGATACTCGACGATAGTGTAAGGTTCACCGTCAACTTCTATTTTTGCGCCTTTCTTAAACTGGTTGGGGGTAATCATCGGGCTTCACCTCTGAAGGATTTTATAAACGTAGTCTTCTAGCACAGCGGTAAGATTTTCACAACTGTTTTCACTTACAGCCATTGTGTCTTCAAGCCTTACACCGAAGCGGCCGGGAAGATAAATACCCGGTTCAACGGTGAGCACCATGCCCTGCACGAGGACTGTCTCATCACGGAAATTGAACGAGGGGGCTTCATGTACATTTATGCCCACACCATGTCCGAGACCGTGGTTAAAATACTCTCTGTAGCCCTTTTTCTCGATGTAATCCCTTGCTGCCTTATCAACGTCCGCGCACCTTATTCCGGGGCGTATCACAGCCTTTGCGGCATCCATTGCCCCTTTGACAATGTCGATTATCTCAAAAACAAATGGGTCGCTTCCGTCATAAACCACTCTTGTTATATCACTGCAGTAATGAAACCTGCATCCGTAGTCCACGGTAACCGGATCCCCTGAGTTTATGACCCGTGTGTCGGCAGTGCCGTGGGGCAGTGCACTTCTTTCGCCGGAGGCTATTATCGTCTCGAAGCTTCTGTCCTTCGCGCCTCGTTTACGCATGTTATATTCTAAAACTGCCGCCCATTCGGTTTCGGTCATACCGTAGCGCCACTGTGAAAGGGATTCCCTGAACGACTCCCCGGCAGCCTGAAATGAACGGCTGATAAGCTCGATCTCCTGCGGTTCCTTCACGCTGCGCATGAGGCTCACAAGGTCTTTGCCGTCGATAAGCATCTCCTCCGCGCTCTCATCCATCATACTGTAAAGGTTCAGCGGGCACTTGGGGCTTACGGTGAGCTTACCCGTCTGTCTGGCCAGTTCAGAGAGTGATGTCCCGTAGGTTTTGACTATGACTGCTTTTATATCACGGCTGATTTCGGTTTTGATCTGTTCGGCGTATCTGCCGTCGGTAAAGAAAACTGTTTTCTCCGGCGAAACAAACAGGTAGGCAGTGCTGCCCGTGAACCCGGTGAGGTAAAAAATGTCCGCGGGATCTGTTAGCAGAAGATTTTTCACATCTGACTGCTTCATCAGTCCGAGAAGACGCTCTATGCGTTTCATTTCGGTTCCGACATGAAAAACTCAAGGGCAAGAGCATAGGACATCCAGCCGAAACCGGCTATCACCCCTTTTGCTATGTCACTGAGGTATGACTTATGCCTGAACTCCTCTCTGGCGTACACATTGGAGAGGTGAACCTCCACAAAAGGCATCTTCACCGCAAGGAGCGCGTCCCTTATCGCTATGCTGGTGTGGGTGTAGGCTCCGGCATTTATTATGATTCCGTCAAAGCCGGATGCCTGATGTATGCGGTCGATGATGGCTCCTTCATGGTTTGACTGAAAAAATTCCAGTTCAGCCCTTCCGTCCGCTCTTTCTATGAGTCTGGTATTGATTTCTGTGAGGGTGTGCGTTCCGTAAAGCGCGCTTTCCCTTCTGCCGAGCATGTTAAGGTTAGGTCCGTTTATTATAAGCAGCTTCATTTTTCCTCCTTCGAGGGCTGTTTTCTTTTTCTGGCTTTGTTCAGGACACAGGCAAGAGTGTTCTCCAGTGTTTCCACCTGCGCCTCAATCAGCATTCTTTTGGCTTCCGCCAGCTTTTCCTGCGGCGTAAGCTGTTTAGGTTCCGGCTGAACAGGTTCAGGCTCTTCGGTTTCTTCTGGCTCAGGGGCAGGCTCCTCTTCCGGCTCAGAAACGGGCTCAGGTAACAGCTGAATTTCCGGTTCCTGTTCAGGTTCCGGCTCCGATTCCGGAAGCTCTGCTGTTGACGGTTCCTCCGGTTCAGGCTCATAAACCTCGCTGAACTCTTCCTCCGGCTCCGCCGGAGTCTCCTGAGGTTCGGCAAAAGTCACTTCCTCCATTTCTGGAAGGATGTGTTCCTCAGCTTCGCTGTCTTCTATTATATCCTTTTTATAATCAGAAACTATCTCATCGCCGTATGAAGATGACCCTAAG is part of the Geovibrio ferrireducens genome and encodes:
- a CDS encoding ribose-phosphate pyrophosphokinase; this encodes MNFLLFSGNANRTLAQGIATELGVRLGDATVGSFSDGEIRVKINESVRGRDVFVVQPTSAPTDKHLMELMIMTDALKRASAGTITAVIPYFGYARQDRTSEPRVPITAKLVANLLETSGINRVMTMNLHAGQIQGFFDIPVDNLYSSPVIVKYMIDNGMKGEDYVVVSPDAGGVARARIYAKLLGTSLAIIDKRRSAPNAAEAMHVIGNVEGKNVIIIDDMIDTAGTLTQAANAVMKHGAKSVIASAAHGVLSGPAMERITNSVLEKVIISDTVELVKEKQNSKIAVLSVAGIFAKAINRIQHKESISSLFEMGHE
- the accC gene encoding acetyl-CoA carboxylase biotin carboxylase subunit; this encodes MFEKVLVANRGEIALRVLRACKELGIKTVAVYSEADKESLHVAFADEAVCIGPYQSSKSYLDIKSIIAAAEIANVDAIHPGYGFMAENASFAKICEECGFKFIGPKAEHIDLMGNKSRAKDVMKGFGVPTVPGSDGPVASADEALKIAKAIGFPVMIKASAGGGGKGMRVALNEMSFLNSFQLARSESLNAFNSDEIYIEKFIENPRHIEIQVFGDGKGKGLHFFERECSIQRRHQKLLEEAPSSAISEATRNKMGEISVAAIESLGYENAGTIEYLVDDNENFYFMEMNTRIQVEHPVTEMITGYDLVVLQLRIAAGEPLTIKQEDIKIIGHAIECRINAEDPETFRPCPGKIDGYIVPGGFGVRVDSNCYQGYTVLPYYDSMIAKLITFGKTREMAVARMRRALGEYVIDGIKSTIPLHERILEHHAFIKGDITTAFIEKYFG
- the pth gene encoding aminoacyl-tRNA hydrolase gives rise to the protein MSNLLIVGLGNPGSQYAKTRHNLGFMVADRLAERFGTGFKDGFKGLWGEFRTDEKHFILKPMTYMNLSGQSVAPFMSFYKIEAESLIVIQDDLDMEFGRIKFRKDGSSGGHNGIKSIIELIGTDKFVRLKMGIGKSRRGETVGHVLGKFESDAELDKFIELGTDAAEALVRNGLKSAMNSYNNKSVFDGEEGQDKTQQV
- a CDS encoding tetratricopeptide repeat protein, coding for MRSFLIPLTLLLTLTFANQSASALEQAEVDSVYIEALYAADDGDLDTATSLLETIKKPANDPYIYIKLSELYIKLQMYETARHRLSEGLGVFPGDAELNFSMAQLYLFHYRDAGMAEIFAADALKEERDIKYLYLMADLYKILNDEANLMQILDELIIKEPSARVLVERGNLYRNKGMLAEAESDYLKAYELDEDLGAAARLAEIHIEREDYEKAVKYLSILSEKRPDFVLSDLKLAEIYKRADNSTKALEIFKRILPKVEGREKIYVLRQIAGIYYSTDDYKNALVYFKQVAELAPNDVQVFYSMGVISEMENKFADAEKYYRKAIAVRPDYVEARKRIGFISLKDKKYDEGIKVITKIPADLRDVDYYRITGELYKEKGTLSKAYEVLRKGYEENPSSVELVIDFALVLEKQKKYDECFEVLKDALELNPGNPSLMNFLGYTYADLSIKLDEAYTLIESALAKDPENPAYLDSMAWVLYRFEKYEEAYGYQIRALRKAPDEKEIRDHMKAILERLEINKSVDDILKGK
- the ispE gene encoding 4-(cytidine 5'-diphospho)-2-C-methyl-D-erythritol kinase; this encodes MISVKSFAKINIFLHINGRRADGYHDLQTLFAQTELHDTITIEEAEKTELRCSEASVPADSSNLIIKVKNILAEKYGFRNEYSITLNKNIPAGGGLGGGSSNAACFLKAVNSLSGLGLSYTDMADILGSIGSDTVYFLHDKPCYAEGRGEVIVSEAELPCAPVLLVNPGIHVPTGEIFRGGNLKLTAKADLSRMPLVAGYAELTAMLENGLEAAVFAKHPVLKVLKTSLLDSGAEGALMSGSGSTVFGVYRTDEQLESAYSVIKEKFAGYTVFKSRIKGAG
- the aroQ gene encoding type II 3-dehydroquinate dehydratase: MKLLIINGPNLNMLGRRESALYGTHTLTEINTRLIERADGRAELEFFQSNHEGAIIDRIHQASGFDGIIINAGAYTHTSIAIRDALLAVKMPFVEVHLSNVYAREEFRHKSYLSDIAKGVIAGFGWMSYALALEFFMSEPK
- the accB gene encoding acetyl-CoA carboxylase biotin carboxyl carrier protein, with the translated sequence MELKDIRELIRFIDKSEIKEFEYETENGERIYISKKDDTPVFAAAPAAAYAPAPAAAAAPAAPAPAAESKDSGLKGNQVEIKTPIVGTFYEAPSPGAEAFVREGDTVKKGQTLCIVEAMKIMNEIEAEFDCKIVRKVGQNAKPVEYGEVIFIAEPL
- the efp gene encoding elongation factor P gives rise to the protein MITPNQFKKGAKIEVDGEPYTIVEYLHIKMGRGGANVRTKIKSLLSGNVIERTYKSDEKIKQPDFEEKEMQYLYKDGESYVFMDNETYEQVFVPEGDVGELADFMPENLNVYVLLFNQKPMGVQLPNFVELPVAQTDPGLKGDTVSGGSKPATVSTGGVVQVPLFINEGDVLKIDTRTGTYMERVRSAR
- a CDS encoding M24 family metallopeptidase, translating into MKRIERLLGLMKQSDVKNLLLTDPADIFYLTGFTGSTAYLFVSPEKTVFFTDGRYAEQIKTEISRDIKAVIVKTYGTSLSELARQTGKLTVSPKCPLNLYSMMDESAEEMLIDGKDLVSLMRSVKEPQEIELISRSFQAAGESFRESLSQWRYGMTETEWAAVLEYNMRKRGAKDRSFETIIASGERSALPHGTADTRVINSGDPVTVDYGCRFHYCSDITRVVYDGSDPFVFEIIDIVKGAMDAAKAVIRPGIRCADVDKAARDYIEKKGYREYFNHGLGHGVGINVHEAPSFNFRDETVLVQGMVLTVEPGIYLPGRFGVRLEDTMAVSENSCENLTAVLEDYVYKILQR